In one window of Estrella lausannensis DNA:
- a CDS encoding YXWGXW repeat-containing protein translates to MSRVLLLFALVMGSLSLEGVPQPIVDANPIHEAFITPVKDPGQIPIVASSPPAPLYEQIPERPYDDVLWIPGYWAWSDAKNDFIWICGVWRRPPPERIWIPGSWVPAQGGFAWQSGLWSLVPEDQLAYIQKTPPPQPNEQIPAAPGENYFWVKGYWEYQPQSDSYSWLSGSWEQIDPHWILSPSIYVWRQSGFVFVPLLWDYTLEERGEAYSCADSQGGQPIAIEAPQIIEQLFFYYPDYINIYWHWGVYHPGWWDGCGCLPPWWGWNDWWTLPWGDSWGLWWWWGHPGSAAPLWMTPELSMLLAPPPAHLLPLFQKAHKPSFPINKGGKDLLPKGPKSLLREPKGQKPIPRPKIPDIIKPGGYIKPPSRPGRFVLPQDSLRPKGKGQREGTLPGQQVNPDRVNPRWETAPANVRPKVWIPPKGRRPGRDDDGDRPDRASGGGKTPPGYTPSDGSESPQWRRPSRPTKPQEGKTPQWKRPSRQTVPQSENPSNEQGDAVIKNAPSQSGKPTRFTTPPPPQDNAPREVGPPPQQRTVIKQAPPQVDRPVRVNFPSRQQSKGSNAPPPSQGIPDVQQAAPRPKRELPELAPRIRERIRERADSNARSKKDD, encoded by the coding sequence GATTCCTGAGAGACCATATGATGATGTTCTTTGGATCCCGGGCTATTGGGCTTGGAGTGATGCCAAAAATGACTTTATTTGGATTTGCGGCGTGTGGAGGCGTCCTCCCCCTGAACGCATCTGGATTCCGGGTAGTTGGGTTCCTGCACAGGGCGGTTTTGCCTGGCAGAGCGGGCTCTGGAGTCTCGTTCCCGAAGATCAACTTGCCTACATTCAAAAAACACCGCCGCCTCAGCCTAATGAACAGATTCCAGCGGCTCCTGGCGAAAACTACTTTTGGGTCAAAGGATATTGGGAGTACCAACCTCAATCCGACAGCTACAGCTGGCTTTCGGGAAGCTGGGAACAGATAGACCCGCACTGGATTCTGTCTCCTTCCATCTATGTCTGGAGGCAGTCGGGATTTGTTTTTGTTCCTCTGCTGTGGGACTATACTTTGGAAGAGCGGGGAGAGGCGTACTCTTGCGCTGACAGTCAAGGTGGACAGCCGATAGCGATCGAAGCGCCTCAGATCATTGAGCAACTCTTTTTTTACTACCCCGACTATATCAACATTTATTGGCATTGGGGGGTCTATCACCCAGGCTGGTGGGATGGTTGCGGCTGCTTACCTCCTTGGTGGGGTTGGAATGATTGGTGGACACTTCCCTGGGGAGATTCCTGGGGCCTGTGGTGGTGGTGGGGCCATCCTGGATCTGCGGCTCCATTGTGGATGACTCCCGAGTTGAGCATGTTGCTTGCGCCACCCCCCGCGCACCTATTGCCTCTCTTTCAAAAGGCCCACAAACCCTCCTTCCCAATCAACAAGGGTGGAAAGGATCTTTTACCTAAAGGACCTAAGAGCCTATTAAGGGAACCGAAAGGGCAGAAGCCTATACCTCGGCCCAAAATTCCTGACATCATCAAACCAGGCGGCTACATTAAACCTCCTTCCCGTCCCGGCAGGTTCGTACTTCCTCAAGATAGCCTGCGCCCCAAAGGAAAAGGACAGCGAGAAGGGACGCTCCCCGGGCAGCAGGTGAATCCTGATCGGGTCAATCCCAGATGGGAAACAGCGCCGGCTAATGTGCGTCCCAAGGTTTGGATTCCTCCCAAAGGGAGAAGACCGGGCCGCGATGACGATGGCGATCGGCCAGATAGAGCAAGTGGTGGGGGTAAGACGCCCCCGGGATATACCCCATCGGACGGGTCTGAATCCCCGCAGTGGAGAAGGCCTTCCCGTCCGACAAAGCCTCAAGAGGGAAAGACTCCGCAATGGAAGCGGCCGTCTAGGCAAACTGTGCCTCAAAGCGAAAATCCTTCTAATGAACAGGGAGATGCGGTGATCAAAAATGCACCGTCCCAATCCGGGAAACCCACCCGCTTCACAACGCCTCCGCCCCCTCAAGACAATGCTCCTAGGGAAGTTGGGCCCCCGCCTCAGCAGAGAACGGTGATCAAGCAGGCGCCGCCGCAAGTCGATAGGCCTGTTCGTGTAAATTTCCCGTCTCGTCAGCAGAGTAAAGGAAGCAATGCACCCCCTCCCTCTCAGGGAATTCCGGATGTGCAGCAAGCCGCTCCAAGACCGAAAAGGGAATTGCCGGAATTGGCGCCGAGGATTCGGGAAAGGATTAGAGAGAGAGCAGACAGCAACGCGCGGAGTAAAAAAGACGACTAA